ATACATTCGATCGGCAAAACTGGAGGGCTCGTCCAGCTAACAGTCTGACCCTCGTCCCTCCGTCCTGACCCCACTGTGCCTCCTCAATTCATAAATACAGGGTACTATTTACTAGAGCTATTGATTACTATGctgtaatatttaaaacatgcacTTAGATGTTGAAAATATTTCCCAAAGCTACAGTATATTATTCACAACCATGACGGAGCCCAAGAGGGTCTGTGTCTGTCCCTTCTTCTGGATACTGCAGCCTCTTACATACACATGTATAACTATGTACACTTTCCAAACTGGTAATTGGCTGATCCCATTAAAGCAGTATGAGGAGTCTTTTGTTGCTGTCATCAAAGagttattatgaaaatataCGTATAGCCTGAGTGACGCCGGTGTGGCAGACAGGGCATTGGGGTTCGCTCCTCTCACAGATACGATTAGCACATTCCATACAGAAGAGGTTGTGCCCGCAGGGGACCAGGGCCGCGATGACCTCACTCTCGAAGCACACCGAACAGTCGCGGCTGCCTTTCCGGCTGGTgccagaggaggtggaggaggaggaggacgacgacgTCGACGAGGCGGACGAGTCGCACGGAACCCCGGGGAGGTGAGGGCCCGGCAGGGAGGCCATGGCGCTGGAATAAGCAGGGAAACTGAGGGGGCCGCCGCCTGGGTCACTGCGCACCCTCCGAGCTAACGGGTGCTCACCGGGGCCTCCGGGGTGGCGGTGAAGGGGAGGCGACAGTCTGGGCTGCGGGGTGCAACCATTAACCCTTCTCTGACTCACCACTACTCCATTGGCATTGTTGGGGGTGTTGGTGGGGAATATggcagaggtggaggtgggggagCTTCCTCCGGTGGAGGAGGGGGTCATGCCACTATCGTACTGGGACCACAGGAGGCCCGGAGGCGGAGACGTTGTGTCGAACCCTGGCGAGGAGTCAAAGGTGAGATCAGTGCTGTCAGGCGAGATCACGTCATTTCCGTAAACGAACCCGTTGCCGTTGGTGTTGACattgatgttgttgttattgttgttgccgttgttgttggtggtggtggtggtgtagctGAGTGCGGGGCTGGGGGGGCTGTAGTCGGCCATACGTGAGCTGCTGTTACCAAAGTAGGAATCTGTGGAGGCGCTGCCAAGGGAGGAGGACGAGTCGTTGCGGTAGTTGGAGAAGGGTTTACGCACCGAGGATGGGGTCATCCCGGCGCTGGGCTTAGACCACAGGGTGGCGTGTCCGTGCAGATCAAAACCAACATCAGTCCCGTTGGCATGGAAGTCATTTTCATCCTGAAGCTCAATAAGACCCCCCGTCCTCATGGCGATGTGGGCTTCGATCTCTTCGCGCGCTCGGTCCACATTCTCCGGCATCCCCGTCACCTCGAACACCGGCTCCTTGTCTCTGCTGGGTGTCACGATGTAGGTGTGGGTCTGCTGCTGGATGCGCTTGATGGTGGCACCCTTGGGGCCTACAACCAGCCCCACCACACGGTAAGGCACCCGCACCTGGATGGTGGTCTGTCCCGGCAGGTTAGGGGGTCCGGGTGCAGGGGTGGCGGTCCCGTTCGGGCTGGTGTTTTTGTTCCTGGAGGCTCGGATCATGGAGAAGTGCTCGGCGGCGGAGATGATCTCCCTCCTGGCCATGGCCACGTCCTCCCGCCTGCCCGTCACCACGAAAACAGGCTCCTCGCCTCGAACCGGGGTCTTGATGTAGGTGTTGGTCTTCGCTCGCAGTGCTTTGATCTTGCAACCTGAAGcatggaaacagagggaaagtAAGGACAGGTCCCAAAATAACAACAGCTCAGAATATGTCATGTGTTCAACCATTACTTATGGACTATTCAAAACAGCTGCTGgatgattattattgtttcgAGGGAAACCTCCCTTTTGGAGAAGAACAAATTCAAACCACATGCTGCACCACCACAAATATACAGCGGGACAAAAATAACTATTTGGGAGTTATTGTCAGAACGCTCCCTCGTGGGATCTGTGACCATCCCGGTTCGTTTGCTACAATATCGTCACCATCTACAAACAGAATCCCTTACTTTATACTAATGGCATTAGATGAAGGAGGGACCGCTCCTTGATCACTTCATATCATGGCATCGGTGCATTAAGTTGTATTTCAATACCctcaagcgcacacacacacacacatctcttcaTGGACAAAATGGGGCCGGCTAAGGAAACAGCCTCCGAAGAATGACATAATTAGCAGAGCAAAGCCAGCTGAGTGGGACAGGGTGATGTAAccagggatgaagaggagggtaAACTCAGTCTTCATAGCCAATGTAATTCTTTGTGGACATACATTCCTAATGAGTCAGTCTCATACTGAGGTAGGTTAAATGAGGATAGGGTTTCTTTGTGGAGGCATAATCCCAGAGGTCACGGTTAATACTTCACTACAACCTTATTAACCTGATATAACCCGACAAAAGGGGAGAGGGTCGTCTGGTGTAAACAGACCCACTcgacaataattaaaaaaaaaaaacccactctcGTGTCTTTAGAGTGGAAGGACGGAgatgtgcttctgttttttttctttttctgggaGCAGCAGTAtttcagggaggggaagagaTTCCGCATATGTAACCAAGCACCAGTGCCGCCCTGCAGCCCTGCAGCTGGATCACTGTCAGCTCTGTCTGTGCAGCTCTGGGCGGCAAAAAAGGTAAGCCCATGACCGGTGTGTCCTGATCTGATCCCGTACAGCTTTTGTTGTCATGAACCACAAAGCCGGGGAAACAAATCTGCAAGATGAACAAAAAGAAGGACACACCTGGAGGTATTGAGAGCCATAGTTTTGGTGACCTAAGTCTGCATGTCAATAAATGAGCACATATATGTAAATGTTAGGAGCCCGCTACAGTGTGCAGCCACTAAATCTGCTGCATGTTGTCGGGGTAGAGTCGGGGTAGAGTCGGGGTAGAGTCGGGGTAGAGTCCAGACCACAGGCTCTGGTGGACTACTTCTTCTGCGGCTCTGTGCTGCTCGCTGCCGCCCACcgctgaggaggaggaacggTGCGTAAAAGTTCACGGTTTTTATTGAACTGTGTTTACCGGACTGGTCAATTAAAAGATGCCCTACTCCAACATTGAGATAgcagatatttatatatataaaaaaaaaaatatatattttttttttttttttgcagaaacacaGAGTGTGTCTCAAGAGGACCCCGTGCGTCCTTGGTCCTCCAAACAGTCCATGACGCGCTCATACCCCGAGATGTTTGATTGTGCTGCTCAGCTGTAAAAACATGTCACATACACAGACTGGAAaggggggcacacacacacacacacacacacacacacacacacacacacacacacacacacacacacacacacacacacacacacacacacacacacacacacacaacacacaccctGTCTGCCAACGATCTCAGCCACATGCTCGGAGCTGGGCACCGGGACGCATTCGGTCATGTTGACGCTCTTTTTCCGGGGCTCCTGGTTGTCGTACAGCGCGTTCTCGTCGTTGTCCAAGCCGAGCAAGGACAGCTGGTCCAGGGCGATCTGCAGGGCTCTCTGCTCGTCCAGTGCGTCCCCCTGGACGCTGCTGTCTGCGAAGAGCGAGCTGGGCATCTCTGCTGCGGGGCCGGGTAAAAAGAAGGAGTGACCCGGGGCAGCacggaggagaagggagggagggaggaggaggaggaggaggaggaggagggaagaggcaCCGGACCCCGGTCTTCAGAGACAACTGGTCAGTGCGGCTGAAggtggtgggggtggagggggtgggggtggaggtggaggggggggag
This region of Anoplopoma fimbria isolate UVic2021 breed Golden Eagle Sablefish chromosome 2, Afim_UVic_2022, whole genome shotgun sequence genomic DNA includes:
- the mex3b gene encoding RNA-binding protein MEX3B, producing the protein MPSSLFADSSVQGDALDEQRALQIALDQLSLLGLDNDENALYDNQEPRKKSVNMTECVPVPSSEHVAEIVGRQGCKIKALRAKTNTYIKTPVRGEEPVFVVTGRREDVAMARREIISAAEHFSMIRASRNKNTSPNGTATPAPGPPNLPGQTTIQVRVPYRVVGLVVGPKGATIKRIQQQTHTYIVTPSRDKEPVFEVTGMPENVDRAREEIEAHIAMRTGGLIELQDENDFHANGTDVGFDLHGHATLWSKPSAGMTPSSVRKPFSNYRNDSSSSLGSASTDSYFGNSSSRMADYSPPSPALSYTTTTTNNNGNNNNNNINVNTNGNGFVYGNDVISPDSTDLTFDSSPGFDTTSPPPGLLWSQYDSGMTPSSTGGSSPTSTSAIFPTNTPNNANGVVVSQRRVNGCTPQPRLSPPLHRHPGGPGEHPLARRVRSDPGGGPLSFPAYSSAMASLPGPHLPGVPCDSSASSTSSSSSSSTSSGTSRKGSRDCSVCFESEVIAALVPCGHNLFCMECANRICERSEPQCPVCHTGVTQAIRIFS